The Lysinibacillus irui sequence CGAATCTCATCAGATCGAGCAAAATCACGATTTTTACGTGCCTCTACGCGTTCTTGTAGCAATGCTTCAATTTCTTCGTCTAATAGTTCTTCTTCTTTTGCAAATTCAATACCTAAGACGTCACCTAATACCTCAAAAGTTTCAATAAATGTTTCTAATACTTTCTTGCAAGTATTAGCTTCATTCAAGTAAATATTAGCAATACGAGCTATCTCAAATAATACAGAAATAGCGTTAGCTGTATTAAAGTCATCATCCATCGCCTCTTCAAAATGCGCTTTTTGTTCAGCAATTTTGCTAAGCCATTCTTCTGAGTTGTCGCCTAGACTCGCCGTAGTAGTAAGGCGATGCTTCACGTTGTTGTAAGCTGTACGAATGCGTTCTAAGCCCGATGCAGCAGCTTCTACTAAATCTTTCGCAAAATTAATTGGATGGCGGTAATGAACAGATAACATAAAGAAACGAAGTACCTGCGGGTCAATTTGTTTACGGATATCATTAACAAGAATGAAATTACCAAGAGATTTGGACATCTTTTCATTATCGATATTAATATAACCGTTATGCATCCAATAACGCGCAAATGTTTTGTCATTATGTGCTTCCGATTGAGCAATTTCATTTTCGTGATGCGGGAAAGTTAAATCCTGCCCACCTGCATGAATATCAATAGTATCTCCTAAATGTTCACGAGCCATTACAGAACATTCAATGTGCCAGCCTGGACGGCCATCTCCCCATGGACTTTTCCAGAAAATTTCACCTGGTTTAACCGCTTTCCACAAGGCAAAATCTAGTGCATCATCTTTTTTCTCTCCTGCTTCAATACGGGCACCAATTTTTAAATCATCCACTGATTGGTGCGATAATTTACCATAGCCATCAAACTTACGAGTACGATAATACACATCGCCAGCAGATTCATATGCGTAGCCTTTTTCAATTAACACTTGAATAAATTGAATGATATCGTCCATATGTTCTGTCACTCGTGGATGAACATCTGCTTTTTTGCACCCTAGTGCTGTTACATCTTCAAAGTATGCAGCAATAAAGCGCTCTGTTAATTCATGTACTTCTTCTCCCAGCTCATTTGCTGCCTTAATAATTTTATCGTCTACATCCGTAAAATTTGATACAAACTTTACATCATAGCCTTTATATTGAAAATAACGACGTACTGTATCGTAAACAATTACAGGACGTGAATTCCCGATATGAATATAGTTATAAACAGTCGGACCGCACACATACATTTTCACTTTACCTTCTTCTAACGGTACGAAGGTTTCCTTTTGTCTTGTTAATGAGTTAAAAATTTGAATACTCATCGTGTTTCTCTCTCCTTTTGTAAGCGTTCGATTTCCTGCTGCAATTTGGCGATCTGCTTCTCGAAACCTTGACAACGTTCTTCTACAGGATCAGGTATATTTTGATGATCTAGCTTTTTCTCTAGACGCACGCCATCCTTAATTACTATTTTACCAGGAATACCGACAACTGTAGCGTTTGGTGGTACTTCTTTTAAAACAACAGAGCCAGCACCAATTTTACTATTTTCGCCAATCGTGATAGAGCCTAAAACTTTAGCTCCTGTTGCAACAAGCACATTGTCTTCTAAAGTAGGGTGTCGCTTCCCTTTTTCTTTTCCTGTACCTCCTAAAGTGACACCCTGATACAAGGTAACATTATCACCAATCTCACAAGTTTCACCAATAACAACACCCATACCATGATCTATAAAAAAGCGTCGGCCAATTTTCGCACCAGGATGAATTTCAATACCAGTAAAGAAACGGCTAATTTGCGAAATGGCACGAGCTATAAAGTAAAAGCGTCTTTTAAAGAACCAATGTGCCACTCGATGTGCCCATGTAGCATGCAGGCCTGAATAGGTTAACACCACTTCAAAAACACTACGTGCTGCTGGATCATTCTCAAAAATCGTAGCCACATCTTCCTTCATTCTTTTAAACACAAAAAACTCCCCCTCTTCATGTTGGTCTAATTTACATCCTTTGAAATCCTACAAAGCAATTGTCATTTTCCTTCAGACTCTCCTGGGTAGATGATTGTGGTAAGGACGCTTCTTTAAGCCTTGCCTAATTGCCGCTCTTGAGATGCTTCACTAAAAATAAAAAGCGCCTCTATCATCCCAAAAAGGAATGACAGAGACGCTAAATTAACGTGGTTCCACTCTGATTGAAGGCAAAA is a genomic window containing:
- the cysS gene encoding cysteine--tRNA ligase encodes the protein MSIQIFNSLTRQKETFVPLEEGKVKMYVCGPTVYNYIHIGNSRPVIVYDTVRRYFQYKGYDVKFVSNFTDVDDKIIKAANELGEEVHELTERFIAAYFEDVTALGCKKADVHPRVTEHMDDIIQFIQVLIEKGYAYESAGDVYYRTRKFDGYGKLSHQSVDDLKIGARIEAGEKKDDALDFALWKAVKPGEIFWKSPWGDGRPGWHIECSVMAREHLGDTIDIHAGGQDLTFPHHENEIAQSEAHNDKTFARYWMHNGYINIDNEKMSKSLGNFILVNDIRKQIDPQVLRFFMLSVHYRHPINFAKDLVEAAASGLERIRTAYNNVKHRLTTTASLGDNSEEWLSKIAEQKAHFEEAMDDDFNTANAISVLFEIARIANIYLNEANTCKKVLETFIETFEVLGDVLGIEFAKEEELLDEEIEALLQERVEARKNRDFARSDEIRDHLQAQGIILEDTRQGTRWKRG
- the epsC gene encoding serine O-acetyltransferase EpsC, with the protein product MFKRMKEDVATIFENDPAARSVFEVVLTYSGLHATWAHRVAHWFFKRRFYFIARAISQISRFFTGIEIHPGAKIGRRFFIDHGMGVVIGETCEIGDNVTLYQGVTLGGTGKEKGKRHPTLEDNVLVATGAKVLGSITIGENSKIGAGSVVLKEVPPNATVVGIPGKIVIKDGVRLEKKLDHQNIPDPVEERCQGFEKQIAKLQQEIERLQKERETR